One genomic window of Acidimicrobiia bacterium includes the following:
- a CDS encoding type II toxin-antitoxin system RelE/ParE family toxin, whose protein sequence is MRFHIDRLAERGPLLDEPHTRQLAGKLRELRFFLKGRPTRVTFWIAPERRIVLLTVFEKTRRRERREIERARRAMERCIAEQHGVDEE, encoded by the coding sequence GTGCGATTCCACATCGACCGGCTGGCCGAACGGGGCCCGCTGCTCGATGAACCGCACACCCGGCAACTGGCCGGCAAGCTGCGAGAGCTCCGGTTCTTTCTGAAGGGCCGACCGACTCGGGTGACGTTTTGGATCGCGCCGGAGCGGCGAATCGTGCTCTTGACGGTCTTCGAGAAGACACGCCGACGAGAACGACGGGAGATCGAGCGGGCGCGACGGGCCATGGAGCGATGCATCGCCGAACAGCACGGAGTCGACGAGGAGTGA
- a CDS encoding helix-turn-helix transcriptional regulator codes for MTRRTSWEQLKRDHPLTPSGEAAYEDEGRITAFRELVFRLRTEAGLTQAELAARMGTTQSAIARVEGGGTRPTLDTLEKLATAVGHELVVGVGERLSEDPTIAKLVRDGHAVVSRGH; via the coding sequence ATGACCAGGCGCACCAGCTGGGAGCAGCTCAAAAGAGACCACCCGCTCACCCCATCAGGAGAGGCGGCCTACGAGGACGAGGGTCGGATCACCGCCTTCCGTGAGCTCGTGTTCCGGCTGAGGACCGAGGCGGGACTCACCCAGGCGGAGCTCGCCGCTCGCATGGGCACGACCCAATCAGCCATTGCGCGGGTCGAAGGGGGCGGCACGCGTCCCACCCTCGACACACTCGAGAAGCTCGCCACAGCAGTCGGTCACGAGCTCGTTGTCGGCGTCGGTGAGCGACTCTCGGAGGATCCCACGATCGCCAAGCTCGTGCGCGACGGCCATGCCGTCGTGTCACGGGGACACTGA